GAGACGCTTAAAACGACCAGGAAGAAGCGCAAGAACAGTCGTACAAGAGAGGTTGTACGAATCTTCTTGTGCGTCTATTCTCGCTCCCATGCCCGACAGCGAACCCACGATCGTCGACTCCCGCGTCCTCGCCGCCATGGCCCACCCGGTGCGCCGCCGGCTCCTCGACCTGTTGAAGGTGGACGGTCCGGCCACCGCCAGCACACTCGCCCAGAAGACCGGCGAGGCCGTCGGCAACATCAGTCACCACGTTCGCGCCCTGGCCGCGGCCGGGCTGATCGAGGAGGCGCCGGAGCTGGCGAAGGACCGCAGGGAGCGGTGGTGGCGCCGGGCCACGTCGTCGCTGCGCTGGTCCTCGGCCGACTTCGCCGAGGACGCCGCGGGGGACGCGGTGGCCCGGGCCCTCGAGTCGCTCAACCTCGAACGCCAGACCGGGCACGTCCGCCGCTGGGCCGACCAGCCGCAGTCCGAGCAGGAACGCTGGCAGCAGGGCCCGTTCTCGACCGAGGGATGGCTGCGGGTCACCGACGCCGAGCTGGCGGAGTTCGGCAGGGAAATGATCGCGCTGATCGAGAAGTGGGCCGACCGGGAGGTCCCCGACGACGGGCAGGAACGCGAGACGGTCTTCACGTTCGCGCGAGCGGTACCGGCCCGCCCATGACCACCGCCGAATCGCCCACGTCCACATCGCCTGCGCCCACCGAATCGCCTGCCGCTGGCCGCCTGGCGGCTCGCCTGGGACTCCTGCGCGACCGGGAGTTCCGGCTGTTGTGGACCGGCGAGAGCGTGAGCAGCCTGGGCAGCTCGGTCACCTCGGTGGCGCTGCCGCTGGTCGCGGTCACCGTTCTGCACGCGCCGCCGCTCGCCGTGAGCGTGCTGGCCGCGGCGGCCTGGCTGCCGTGGCTGGTCATCGGTCTGCCGGCGGGTGCCTGGGTGGACCGCGGCTCGCGGCGGCGCATCATGCTCGTCGCGGACTGGGTGTCCATGGCGGCGTTCCTCAGCGTCCCGGTGGCGGCAGCACTCGGCCGGCTCACCGTGGTCCAGTTGGCCCTGGTCGCGCTGGTCGCCGGCACCGCGAAGGTGTTCTTCGCCACCGCCTACCGCGCCTACCTGCCCGCGGTCGTCGCGCCCAACCACCTGCTGGAGGCCAACGCCAAGCTGCAGGGCAGCGAACAGGTGGCCAACCTCGCCGGCCCGGGCGTAGCTGGTCTCTTCGCGCAGGTCGCGTCGGCGCTGGGTGGTCTGGTGCTGGACGCCGCGACGTTCGCGGTGTCGGCGGTGTGCCTGACCCGGATGAGGACCACCGAGGAGATCCCGCCCCCGTGCCCGGCGCCGGCTTCGTACGGAGATCCGCGAGGGCCTGGGCCTGGTGGCCCGCGATCCGTTGCTGCGCGGCCACACGCTCTACGGATGTGCTGCCAACCTGGCATTGACGGGGTACCAGTCGCTGCTGGTGCTGTTCCTCGTCCGCGACGTCGGCCTCAGTGCCGGTGCGACCGGTGTGCTCATCGCGATCACCAGCGTGGGCGGGATTCTCGGCGCCACGGTGGCCCGGCGGCTCGCGACGCGGCTCGGCAGTGCACGCGTCGTCCTGCTGGGCAAGGTCGGGTTGGCACCACTCGGGCTGTTGATCCCGTGCGCAGACCGCGGATTCGGCCTGGTGCTGTTCGCCCTCGCCAGCGTGGCGATCGTGGCGGGGGTCGTGGCCGGCAACGTCGTCTTCGCGGGTTTCATGCAGAGCTACGTGCCGACCGAGCTGCTGGGCCGGGTCTCCACCAGCGTTCAGGTCGTCAACTTCGGCGCCATTCCGCTGGGTGCGCTGCTCGCGGGCGTTCTGGGCAACGCTTTCGGCGTACGGACCGCACTGTGGGCGATGCTCGGAGTCTTCGCGCTCAGTGGGGTGATCCTGCTGGCCACTCCGCTGCGCCGACTGCGGGACCTGCCGGCCGGACGGCTGGGAGAGTGAACGCCACGTCCGTTACCCGCCAGCGCTTCCCCGGAATGCACAGGACGCTTGGACGGTGAACGACTGCTTCCACGGGATCGTCGACCGGTTCGCCTCGTCCAGCGCGGAGTTCGCACGACGGTTGCGGCTCGTTCGGCCGGAGCAGTGGAGCGGCCCGACGCCCTGTGCGGAGTGGAACGTCCGTCACCTGGTCAATCACATGGCCGGTGGAAACCTCAACTATGTAAGGCTTCTGGAAGGCGGAACCGGTGCGGACTTCCTCCGGCGCCGTGACCAGGACGTGCTGGGCGACGACCCTATCGAGGCGTACGACCGATCGGTGCGGACCTGCGTCGCGGCGTTCTCCCGACCTGGCGTGCTGCGGCGCACTC
This Actinopolymorpha cephalotaxi DNA region includes the following protein-coding sequences:
- a CDS encoding ArsR/SmtB family transcription factor: MPDSEPTIVDSRVLAAMAHPVRRRLLDLLKVDGPATASTLAQKTGEAVGNISHHVRALAAAGLIEEAPELAKDRRERWWRRATSSLRWSSADFAEDAAGDAVARALESLNLERQTGHVRRWADQPQSEQERWQQGPFSTEGWLRVTDAELAEFGREMIALIEKWADREVPDDGQERETVFTFARAVPARP
- a CDS encoding TIGR03086 family metal-binding protein encodes the protein MNDCFHGIVDRFASSSAEFARRLRLVRPEQWSGPTPCAEWNVRHLVNHMAGGNLNYVRLLEGGTGADFLRRRDQDVLGDDPIEAYDRSVRTCVAAFSRPGVLRRTLDYPLGEVTARQALAVRVTDSTVHTWDLAHALDVDDSLDPGLVAWIEENLDAIYAGLAETPTASRGSGRFFAAPEGRLPDDASRQDRLLHRMGRSATG